ACCGACGATATCACCCCccagtgaaaaagaaaaagaggataATTATAGTTTGAGAGCCAGTCAGTGAGCTGCGTCAGAGGAGGATCCCATTTCAGGGCTGCTGCCGAGCCTGCAATGGTTTTGAGGGACGACACAGCGGGGCCCACCATGTGCTGCTCCTTTTTAGGGAAGGGACTCCCAGGCAGCGAGGCTGGCCGAATGCTCTCCTGGTCAGAGAGCTTCCCACAATGGCCAGAAGATTGTGATGTCTTGAGGTCACTTGTGAGGCTTTGGAAGCGActtaaaaacacagaggagcATAAACTCCTCAGACACACAGGAGCCCGTCTTTCTGAGGCCCTAACTGTCTCCCTCGGAGCCCGCCTCCACTGAAAGTACAGGTCTGAGTAGACAGGAtagtgggggaggaggggagctCGTCCTACACTGAAAttcaaagtggaaaataaaaatacacacttttttttaaatctcctgCACAGTTTACAAATCACAGGCACTGCCGGCATTATAGGGAGACTACAAATGTCTGAGATATTTACATGtctaaattaattaaaaataaatggactCCGCTCGCTTCCCTCTTCATATCTGAACAAAGTTATTAGTGTACCACCTTTTTCCCTCCCCAGTaaagcaaacatatttataacacggtgctctgcttttttttggggCTCGTCACCTATTATATTACCCCTTCCccaataataatatttttaaatattttacatttttttctgccttttcatgtttgtattttttttctaaatcacaggagaaaaaatcattttaggctataacattattttcttccctttttcaaAAACATAGCCAATACTTATAAACTATTGGGGCATAAACCTGGAGGTCaaggcacaaaacacaactctgataaacaggaaaacaaccaaacatgagaaaaaaaataaagaaagtctAAACACTTAAAAATATCACTTTCTAGTCAATGACCTAGACAACTCTGTAGATGGGAATGAGAAAGTATtccaaaagaaacaaagcaaacacCTGTCCACTTAAATATAATTGTGCCTTGAGAGGAACTTTGTATTTATTGcctcaatatatttttttctgtttttttttttattccttctcTCGTCTCCAAAGCAGCAGCGGCGGCGGCGGCAGGCCCTCTTTTACGTCCATCCACTTGATGTCAGTTACATGGCAGCCATGTTGGAATGTTCTGGTTAGCCACATAGTAGTTGCTGAAGTTGTGGTCTCGGACATAGGGCGCCGGCTGATAGTAGCAGGTGACGCAGGACGCGTCGGGGATGGCGTTCTGCTCCGCCAGCACTCTGAAGGCCATCAGCGAGATGAGGTGGAGCGTCTGCCGCCGCTCGTGTCCCATGAGGCACACCGTGCTCTCGTTGACGACTCGCCGCAGGATCATGAGGTAGTCGTACTTGCTCTTCTCCTCCCCCACAAAGTGGCTCTGCAGGTAGGCCTCCACCTTGCGCTGTTGCTCACCAATGTCAGGGAAGTCAATGAAGAAGCGGGAGCACATGTAGCGCTCCAGGGCCTTGAACTCCTCCTCGCTGGCAGGTCGGAAGTCCCGCACCAGCAGATTGCAGTATTTCAGCAGGCCCCCACCACGGATCTCCTCGGGCCGCTTGGTGTCGATGAGCTTGTCCCGCAGGTGGCCCAGTGCCATGCTGAAGTCCCCGTACACACTCTCCCCATTCACTGTGGGGTGAAAGGCCTCAGACATGGGCGTCTGTGCCAGCTCATAGTAGGAGAGCATGGAGTCCAGCACAATCTGAAAGGAGTCCACACTGAACTCAAACTGCCGGCGTATTGAGTCCACAAACTTCAGCTCCACATTGCGCCCGTTGTTGTTGGACAGGGAGATCAGACTCCAGCGGTCCTGCTCTGTGTTGACCTTCACCAGCTTCTGCACGTAAGCCTCTTTGAGAGTCATGGGTGTAATTTTCTCCTTGTTGACACCCTCAGGCAGAAAGTCCAGCAGGGTTCCCAGCACCACATCCTTAATGAGCCTGTACTCTGACTCGTGCGGCAGGTCCACCCTGAAGATAACGTCCAGATCCTTGTAGCTCCAGCCAATATCCTGCACCAGTACGTGGCTGGCTGTGGAGCCGTTGAGCCGCACGTCCTTCACTCTGATGCCGCGCAGCTCCAGGCGGGAGCGCACCCGGGCCACAATATCTTTCAGCCGCACCTCTAAGGTGGGGAAGTTTCCCCGTCCGTGGACAGGCACAACCTCCGTCAGAACTTCATTGAGCCGGCTCACCTGGTCCCAGGTCAGCACACTGACGGAACAACTCTTTGATTCCTCCTTGTTTTCCATCTTCTCACAAAGTTCAGATTagctgaggaggaaggagagaaaacagatgttaGTTGTGGCTTTTAAAATGGGACCCAAACCaagcaaaatacacaaacatcacTATTCTAAAATAGATAAATTGATGTATTTTAGTGAAGCCAAGTTGAGAGAGTATGTCGTTACACCTGCAGAAGGTTAtcaaaaaataaaggaataaatattaattaaatacaaataaaaacagtaaatacatttaaaaaaaactgtgaaaatatattcagccacatacaatataaatatacgCCAAAACAGATCCCACTACTaaaattaaaatggaaataaaaaggacaCTGTCAAACAAGTTGAATAAAACAAGTTAGAACATCCGTGTTGAAAGATGTCACTAAACAGTAGAAACATCATGACCCATTAAAGCACGAGCACAGCTGAATGTGAGCACGAGACAACCTGCTAGCTCACTctgttgctcacacacacagtagaggAGAGAGCGCGAGGCTTCTAGAACACCGCGAGCCTGGCTTTTATTCCAGAACCgctgagagacaaacacaccAACTAACTTTAAAGTCACGACAAACAACTAAAGCCAGGgttttcaaaaaaacaacaaccccaAAAACAGAGATTGGGTTTAGTAGTCAGATCTTGCACTTTAAGAAAAAGTTAGGAAGActcttttacaaaaataaaaaagtcctcctttcaaaatgttactcaagtgcaagtattagcatcaaaatatactcaatttactgaagtacaacaagttttaaaaaggctcattctgcagattggctCGTTTCAGATTATTGTCACATGTTTTGAGGATAATTAAGGACGTTGATCAATGCTGGTAAACGTGCAGCTACATTTAACTACTTCGTATGCTGCAGTGTAGCTGTTGACCTCCAGCTGTAatttaagtcttatttaagaATACACCACTGaccaataaacacaaatgagcGAATCCCATGTTTCGTCAAAAATGTCATACTCATTTGTTCCAGCTGACTGATCAATTGGCCGGTGACGAGTGCAACGTTTAAGTTTAATAAAAACGTTTCCATGGTTGCTAACGGATGAAGTTACTTGGTCTAAAACATGAATGAGATTTAAATCTAACGGTAACTCTTGTTGCCATAACGATAAGTAGGAAACGTTAAGTTTGACTCAATTTGAAAACATATGGCGACGAATCTGAACATTCAGCAAAGTCACGTTTAACATACGCACTGGAATAATGAAGGAAACAGAGGGgggtaaaagtaaaatatcatGTCACGTTTTGAATCATGCCTACCGACCGggtaaaagtttaaaaagcGTGTCATTCCCAACATGTGGAGTTAAAACACGACTTTTTTTCTGGACATAATCACATAAATGAACCGTAAAAGTAgtacatacattttcaaaagcgTCCTCTGAAAAAGCATTcagtcagaaaaagaagatgttAACTTGGATTTCGTGCAGACACCTCCTCATAATCCAATTGCTGGGAGACAAACAAATACGGTGCTGCTGAACAGTCACTATTTGAACCGTCTGCTGTAAGACACGCCTGTTTTATAAAGCCGAAGCACGACCCACTGAAACACATGCACAGCCGTGGCATAACACAGTCCCCTCAGTGTggttttaacaaaataaaagttcaCTATTAATACAATATCTGTAATATGCTATCCTATATATGTTTTAAGTTgaacatgaaacacaaattgTTGTATATTTACCGAGAAAAGTACTaatttcatcatcatcagctcACACAGGCGTGAAATCGTTGAGTTTGATTGTAGCAATGCGCCAAACTAAGCATCTCATTGGTCGGCGAGGTTTTTGCGTTGCCCGGTAACCAGGGTCGTCTCCATGCAGCCGGCGTTCTGTGACGTTTCGTTTGAAAATCagcctgtttctgtttttgtttatattaatgcacattttaaataacacctgtttgtttttcactttaagTAATATTACATTCTACTcctttattattttgatatgaATTAAGAGCTGACAAAACTCCCATACACAGAGGAGTAAAAGCACATTCCCaatattatgaaaaaataaTGGTAATAATTAAAAAACGGTCCAACTGTATGGTGAACTCTTTAAAGGGTAATAACACGTGTTTTTTCTAATGAATATAGTTAATATTATGGAAgagcttcttttatttttgatgattattaatacaaatatttctttcatttaattatttttaaaaatgtattttcggAAATGTATACAACATTATTAAAACCTTTGATTAACTACAATTGgccaaaaaacacaattgaaaaatacacatatctatatttACATATGTAAAGAATCAGAATCGTTTTTATAACCAAGTAGATtccacatacaaggaatttgctgtggtatattttgatttatttacatgtattttttatataacttggtttaaaagcagaagaagaaatctGAGCAGTCGTTTTACGTCACATGTGTTAAGTGAACGCCACACTAACACAGCAGGACCCTCCCTTAAATCTATATCCACGTAATTTCCAGGAAAGACATACAAACATTCTTCTGTAGATCTGCTtctgttgcacacacacatataaccaCCGTTGACAAACAGGACAGCTGCATTGGAGAGCCCCCCCCCACGTTACCTGGAAAAAGAGTTTCTTCCTCACTGCAGcagatatgtttttttctgaatgacGGAGGAAACCAAAAGCATGTTTGATGATtctttggaaaataaaagaaaggttTAGACCACAGGATGCCCCTGCCACAATAAGGGCgtggggttttattttgaaaattgatGATGACAGCGTGAAGGGAAACATTTTCTGAACTGCAGTTTTGTGAGGTATACTTATAAAGTGAGTAAAGCTATGTACTGCTATGTAGGGCAGCAGCAAGACATATTTCAGTCATCCAGAAGTGGCTGATTTATCATGTTTCGTTGGTCagtaattgttattatttgtgttttaagcagTACGTTCAGATTCCCCTAAGTCAAAAATCACAGCGTAACATTAAACATGGACATTTAAATGTAGCACTTTTACCAAAGTGTGACCCTGTCTGCCACTTCCATTTCTACATCTCCAGACCGTCCCCTTCTCCTCCTGGTCCACATGACAATCGAACAAGTCATATCAATATACATTTGGctgcaaatctgtgttttgcCAATATTTTCCACTGTTGTCTCAGGCAGAAATTGGAACCATAATTGGAAAACCTTTGCAGTGACTCAGCTCTGTGTCAGCTGgttctttttctctgcagtgtgtgtatacatttggTAAATTTGAGTTACACACGCCTTTTGGCATCAGCTTAGGTAATCCTTGTTTTGTTAGTGAGGGTCAGTATCTTTTATACAGCTATGTAACTGACTGCAAATGTTGAATTGTGTTTCCTGCTTCACTGGAAAacctgatgacacacacacacacacacacacacacacacacacacacacacacacacacacacacacacacacacacacacacacacacacacacacataaatcaatATGTGACTGTAAGGGAGAGTTGGGGTTTACAAGGAAGTGTTGAGTAATGCATCTTCTCACAAAAGTAATTTATCCTTTTCTCTACGGCATCTCTTCAGTGTAGCTATAACCATGTCAGTTGcaaatgtgtgtgggtgttggggggggggggggggggggcacagggAATGGATTGTACATCTGTTTCAGTGAGTCAGCAAGAGACCTGATAGGAAACCAACAGAGCAGAGGGGGGGGTTCCCTTTCTATGTGTCTCTGCGTCAGACTTTCTTTACTGAAATGCACAGCGGGAACATATAGCGCTTATCCTGTCTCTGTGACAAACTGATATAGAAACAAGGACTGTTTACGAACGCAAATGGTTTCATTCACAAATTCTCAGCTCCCGAGGGTGGTTTACTTTATGGCAGAAACTCAAGTGATACAGGAGGATGAGACATGTTGTAAAGATAAATCTCTCCCAATACAGCTGTGCATTCAGCCCTTTTACTGATTAAATGTGAGATTTTTGGTAAAATGATCTAATGTATTCTCATGAAATACTCCTTAAGAAAttgaagaaacaaacaaaagctgCATATCATCACATATTAAAAGCTGGAAACAGCGAATGTTTTGACAACCTCACAaacctctttaaaacatgttgtatttatgtattgaaGAAAACCAGATGAtgacaggagaatggcagccaagctagtcctccctgctggacaatgtgtcccaccccctccaggatgGCCCCTGGAAGACCCCcatacatacaacaaaaaactgacCAGTTGTGCAAaaacaatttatgtgcaatatataaacataatatgCCATTGTTcataactgtgcaatattcccctggctgctatatctccttcaggatgtgtgttttgtaaattgtgtgtttttctttatcttaatatttttgaaatgcatattttcttttgtaaagctgtctttggctctgttgctgctgtagcaaatttaaatgtcccctctgtgggaccaataaagggattctgattctgatgctgTATTCTTATTAGCAGATTCTTTAATCAGCCACAAAACCAATTTTCAGGAATAATGAAACaatgaaatagaaaacaaaacatgggtTGTAGTGTAAACACGAACACTATGAAATATTGTATTGGTTGcgtttaaagaaataaacacgAAACAAAAACTTTGAGGTTGAATCGTCTACAAGTTGATTTCCTAACAGATGGGTGAGGgtaggggtgtccaaacattgTTCCCTGAGGGCCACACACAGAACAACATATGAAGGGCTCGGCCAGAGGGGAGGTAAGTTGACTCATACATTAAGTTagaagttagcaaaatcaattaaatgtaatgcttgatacttgaatatggTTTAAGGTCTACGAcgcagctctccatagggtttcatttcctctgcagctcattccttaaaacagaagcttcagattGATTATacaaaggggaaatatgaagggtctatttcaaggtttgttataaaatgttttcaactttaattgactgaatttatttgaaaagtgggcttattacCACATGACTACTACTGTGAAATATCTGTTTATTATACATCATATTGAAGAAAGTCgatataagaaaagcacaggtgtgGGCCGTATTCCAATATACTTTTATACAGGCCgtagtttgggcacccctgggttagggttagcattTTCTGTTAGCTTTTCTTGTCATTTTACACAGCGGTTCACACAGAGCGCTGCTGACGCCAGATGTTTTGATAGCACGCTGCCTGATGTTGCTACACAAATTGaacctttgacctctgaacCCCGGCTGAACCGAGTGGGCGCGAAAAAGCAGAGGCAACCTTCGCCGAGTCTGTCGGACTTGCACCACATGTAAGAGGGGGGAGTGGCACAGTGTGTGTAACTCCCCCGTTATCACTGTATTACACAATCGGTGAGAAGATTCTGCAGAATAAACAAACCAGCAGCACAAAGTGAACAACACAGGAAGCCCATTTACAGTCTGTTTACAATGTATAAAGCAGCAAGTCAAAAAACAGCCTCAACACTCCTGATGGTAAACCCCTAAATTCACTGTTATCCTAATCTACAAAACAATCTCATATAAAGGCATTTCATATTTAGCCTGCGGCTCATGACTCTATATAATAGACGTTGTATTAATTCATATTCAAAACAGTGGGAGGATTCTTTGTGGATTTGgcttaaataatacaaataacaattAGTTCATTTAGATATAGTATACATACACTATGCATTCAGTTTATATTGCAAAAGGTATGCACTTAAACAGGccatatttagcttttttggttatcccttccctgtagtgtgttatgtttttgtgcatgtaaatggtctgcaaacgttaaaatcccaaagtttcccccagagggagttcctctcccacattgaaaatgagcacaatagggccccaTTCTTTGCTCTTACACATCTGATTTAAACACCATGGAGCACCACGTGTTCACACCTGGCTGCAGAGGTTTGTTcccagacatgtggactcgagtcacatgacttggactcgagtcagactcgagtcatgattttaatgacttcagacttgacttgatcaaattcggcatgacttacgactcgacttggacttgaatactattaactcgagacttgactcggactttgcctcttttacttgtaatgacttgacatgcctcgagtcaaaagctaaatttcctgatcatggacatccttccctgcaatgcgaacctgcgaagccccaaagaccgcaaagtgagagagccggcaggcaagtgcgagcaatgcaatcatgtggtggattttggcctttttggattggatcagggacctaaccagcgtgattggataatccccgggtttcccctcattaatattcacgatttccccggatttcatctacggaaaagatgcaattgtgccacggaagggaagcctagtcgagagctgtccgtctggtctgcgtctctctcagttgcaattggcaggtttaagatccagattaggttcatggttgtgaattatctatgtaaatcgactctatagataacacgttcattctacatgttgaatgatgatagcgtaatacaaatataggctatacatacaatgacaaaactgccgtgggcgatatgttatccgtatcctttgttaaagttaatgttcaatagctctatgccaatgggaacaacagaacgtgcgcattacatatggaccaatgcgacacgttcattacggccgtggaccgataaacactcagtaccgtacgcacaccaaccggcatttgcgtgtttaacaccgtgtttaacactggcgttaccgccgcttaacttaaataatgaacaactgcttttaattacgacttggccgagatcttaacgtgctgttcatgcgtttcccatgaatagcctactactataactcggagcggagcaggatataatgcgcatgtgcgacgttgctaggcaacgtgtacaaaggctgggggggtggggggggatgcccccagacccccagacccccagaccccccagacccccctacaacggtttagtttgtcacctttttcagcccttctgagtttgcaggtatgtacacaaataactaagattagggaggtgtactctgtctctctctctgtctgtctgtctctcaagcgcctacccccagcacctttcattgtgtgtagtcatgctgcttaattgttatgcagattaaacattgttttattgaaatattaggtttctttgtgatttaagcaaaatgttgacctactgtaactggcatccactgaagcatcaatgccagttacatgcatccacacagtccatgcctcactagtcaaggcgctttaccaactttaggatgacagtggtgccttccgtgctcatacatttctaacccaccattcacacacaatactttgaaggtctttgggcgcatgcgtatatacagatatataaaatatatgcatagtttaatctgtatgtataaaaaaatactgaagattaggttgatatgttgaaattgtgtgatcgtttgtctgataatggcattattaagtgaagagtacatgatgacttgttcaggactcgaagaagcttgggacttggacttggactcgacttggctttggtgttacttggacttggactcgacttgcccttctctgtctttacttgggacttgacttggacttgactgctgagacttgggacttacttgggacttgccaaacagtgacttggtcccacctctgtttGTTCCACTCAGACACAGGAGCACCAGAGTGATCCAACGCTGATGTTGGGAGATCAGGTCCAGCTTAGAGTCCACGTTCCGGTTCATCCAAAGGGCAGAGAGAGACCCTTTCACCCCGACCTGAGAAACCTACTTCTTTATCGACAGGCACTGAGGCAGTGATAGGAACAGTAGACCGCCTTCTTCAAACTACAAAGCACACAAGTGTCTCCAATATGTAGCGTTAAGATTTCCCTTTTCAAAGCATTTTGACTGAAAGTACACTTGAGTATGTGAACAATAGCAGCAATTCACATTTTAGGTGTTAAAGCTTCAAAATCAAGCTCTGAAGGCATCACACCCTCTGCAGAATCTATTACTGTGAATCTACTGTGACAATTTAAACAGCTGAAAGTTTTGATAAAAGCTGTCAGTTTAATGGCTTCAACAAGCAAGTATTTGGCCAAatccacacaaacaaaaaaaaaagtctgatgcAACCACAACCAAATCCTCCCAATTCTTGCAACAACTATCAGCAAATAACCTTTCTAAGCAACAGATGTTTACAATATGATTCATGCAGTTGAAACATCACATCGCtaagggaaaacaaaagacaattcACAGGAATTACTACTGAACTTTTTCCCAAGCCGTACATGCTTCAATTGATATTGAATTGAACACATCTGTCGCTGTAACGGTGACTTTTATCCAGCGGTGAACGAAGTACTCAGATgtgtaaaagcagaaataatatTGTCAAAAAATCCTTTACAAGTAAAAGTGTtacattgaaaatgttacttaagtaaatacGGAAGTACAACCAGCTACATGTActtaatattaaagtaaaagtgctGTTTATAGCTCTTTTTCCAGTACCATATGCTTATAGAATATCAAGTCATCCCATTTACATCACTTACAAATACCTCTAAGGGCATTTTAGTTTGTTGATATGGTGACACACTTCAGATACTTTGTAAAATAGTGAGTGGATTAGAAGTGCAGGAATGCGTCATATAAGCATATCAAGTGTTTACATAAAAAGTAACCTGAAAGTTGAGAGGTAAATAAATGGAGTGGAGTAGTAAGTATAACGTAGCCTCGTCAAGTTATGTACTAGTATGTCAAGAATGTActgtaattgagtaaatgtacttactttcattccaccactgctttaACCCAAACATGACGGAGGTGAATGATTGTTTTTGGTTCAGAAATCAGTTTCTATTCTAAGTGTTTGTTTAGTAGATTTGAGGGAGTCCTGCAGGGTTGCCAGATGCTGAATCCAACAGTAGCTCTCACCCTGAAGTAGTATTTGTGGCAGTAAAAGTCCTACTACTGCAGGTCATTGGGTGGTCGTGATAGCAGGAGCTTTGTCATACAGATTCAAAAGTGGGAGAGAGTTGTGTCCTGAGGAGAGGATAACATATGAGTCCAATGGATTATAGAGAGTAATGAATTGAGTCCAATTAGCCAATCACAGCCAGCTTTGTCCATTACATGCTTCTAAATAGCCTGTTTAATCCGATGGAATCCCACATCTTATCACACATTTAAACCTTTAATGATACACTACCTTAAGTGGCAGAGTAGAACgccaaaaatgtgtgtgtgtgtgtgtgtgtgtgtgtgtgtgtgtgtgtgtgtgtgtgtgtgtgtgtgtgtgtgtaagtttaTCGCAGTTTCATTGCAATTTGTTGTGAAAACAGGTGAAAAGTCAGAGAACAGAATTTTCATCATTTAATCCGGATGTGATCTATTTGTTGTGCATGGGTTAGCATCGACGAGGGACCAGTTGCAACGAAAATCGAtacagatgaagatgaagatgaagatgaagacgaagacgaagacaaagaagaagaagaagaagaagaagaagaagaagaagaagaagaaggtagaGAGGAACACCTAGAGCACCTTGTTCTTTTCACACCAAATAAGAAACAAGTGTGTTTATGGATCTTCttacaccaaaacacacacaacacctcATTTGACATCAGCGAAGCAACAGGCTGTGTTTGCTAGTTTATTTCCCTTTGTTGACAGAACATA
This genomic stretch from Eleginops maclovinus isolate JMC-PN-2008 ecotype Puerto Natales chromosome 7, JC_Emac_rtc_rv5, whole genome shotgun sequence harbors:
- the tent5c gene encoding terminal nucleotidyltransferase 5C, with the translated sequence MENKEESKSCSVSVLTWDQVSRLNEVLTEVVPVHGRGNFPTLEVRLKDIVARVRSRLELRGIRVKDVRLNGSTASHVLVQDIGWSYKDLDVIFRVDLPHESEYRLIKDVVLGTLLDFLPEGVNKEKITPMTLKEAYVQKLVKVNTEQDRWSLISLSNNNGRNVELKFVDSIRRQFEFSVDSFQIVLDSMLSYYELAQTPMSEAFHPTVNGESVYGDFSMALGHLRDKLIDTKRPEEIRGGGLLKYCNLLVRDFRPASEEEFKALERYMCSRFFIDFPDIGEQQRKVEAYLQSHFVGEEKSKYDYLMILRRVVNESTVCLMGHERRQTLHLISLMAFRVLAEQNAIPDASCVTCYYQPAPYVRDHNFSNYYVANQNIPTWLPCN